A single region of the Verrucomicrobiia bacterium genome encodes:
- a CDS encoding molybdenum cofactor guanylyltransferase: protein MMPGRKLEIFILAGGLSTRMGRDKARVRVGRRSMLRHVRDAASQLRVPVRVIRRDAIARCGPLGGIFTALKRTRAETIFLLACDMPFISPQLLRAMLRQFDRKTTALFAQEDARAGFPILLRCEAAESIVSAQIAAKEFSLQSLAKKIRAKTFLPPPALVRQLINLNTPEDLQRNSIPSATTK from the coding sequence ATGATGCCCGGCCGCAAACTCGAAATTTTCATCCTCGCCGGCGGCCTCAGCACGCGCATGGGGCGCGACAAGGCGCGTGTTCGCGTCGGGCGGCGTTCCATGCTTCGCCATGTCCGTGACGCCGCGAGCCAGCTTCGTGTCCCCGTCCGCGTCATCCGCCGCGATGCCATCGCCCGCTGCGGTCCGCTCGGTGGCATCTTCACCGCGCTCAAACGCACCCGCGCCGAAACCATTTTTCTCCTCGCCTGCGACATGCCATTCATTTCTCCGCAACTCCTCCGTGCGATGCTGCGTCAATTCGACAGAAAAACTACCGCGCTGTTCGCCCAGGAAGATGCTCGCGCCGGTTTTCCCATTTTGCTGCGTTGCGAAGCCGCCGAATCAATCGTCTCCGCTCAAATCGCCGCAAAAGAATTTTCCCTCCAGTCTCTTGCAAAAAAAATTCGCGCGAAAACTTTTCTTCCTCCACCCGCCCTTGTGCGTCAGCTTATCAACCTCAACACTCCCGAAGATCTCCAGCGCAATTCCATTCCGTCAGCCACCACGAAGTAA
- a CDS encoding glycoside hydrolase family 71/99-like protein, with product MKRFFLTVLSLSLALVPAFAQSKHAPTSQFPTYEGRVMAGYQGWFRAEGDGSGQGWSHYSERGTLTAASLHPDFWPDVSEYEKTYPTSLTNKDGSTVRVFSSVDQSTTDLHFKWMQQYGIDGVFVQRFYSGLRSPEGRKRSRVVLENAIRSSQKYGRAISVMYDLSGLRNRGEECTAIIDDWKELVDDLKVTSQATNNYLYHRGKPLVVIWGLGFPDRGYDIQKIGIEKVINFLKTDPQYGGCSVMLGVPTYFRDLNVDTNPDPYLHKLIEMCDVVMPWMVQRFTPLIHMFDAGRYEEEVKADLAWCNERHVDYAPCVCPGFSWSNMHNHGRGDNAMIFPLNQIPRQKGRFYWEQISDAVDAKAKMIYVAMFDEMDEGTAILKCANELPVGVKLCDYEGLPTDHYLWLTGEGGKMLRGEIPFSRQIPERTGQTAAASGASAR from the coding sequence ATGAAACGATTTTTTTTGACGGTTCTCAGTCTTTCGCTCGCTTTGGTTCCGGCGTTCGCGCAGAGCAAGCACGCTCCCACTTCGCAATTTCCAACCTACGAAGGCCGCGTGATGGCGGGCTACCAGGGATGGTTTCGCGCGGAGGGTGACGGCTCCGGCCAGGGCTGGAGCCATTACAGCGAACGTGGAACGCTCACAGCGGCAAGTTTGCATCCCGATTTTTGGCCGGACGTTTCCGAGTACGAAAAAACTTATCCGACCTCGCTGACCAACAAAGACGGAAGCACCGTTCGCGTTTTCAGTTCGGTGGACCAAAGCACGACCGACCTGCATTTTAAATGGATGCAGCAATATGGAATTGACGGTGTTTTTGTGCAGCGATTCTACAGTGGATTGCGTTCGCCGGAAGGCCGCAAGCGCAGTCGGGTGGTTCTGGAAAATGCCATCCGCTCGTCGCAGAAATATGGCCGGGCGATTTCCGTGATGTACGACTTATCGGGACTGCGGAACCGCGGCGAGGAATGCACCGCTATCATTGATGACTGGAAAGAACTGGTTGACGATCTGAAAGTGACTTCGCAGGCGACGAACAATTATCTCTACCATCGCGGAAAGCCGCTGGTGGTGATCTGGGGCCTGGGATTTCCCGATCGCGGTTATGACATCCAAAAAATCGGCATCGAAAAGGTAATCAATTTTTTGAAGACCGACCCGCAATACGGTGGTTGTTCTGTGATGCTCGGTGTGCCGACTTATTTTCGCGACCTGAATGTGGATACCAATCCCGATCCGTATTTGCATAAATTGATCGAGATGTGCGACGTGGTGATGCCGTGGATGGTGCAGCGTTTCACGCCGCTGATTCACATGTTCGACGCGGGCCGTTATGAAGAGGAAGTAAAGGCGGACCTGGCCTGGTGCAACGAGCGGCATGTGGATTATGCGCCGTGCGTCTGCCCGGGTTTCAGTTGGTCGAACATGCACAATCACGGCCGTGGCGACAATGCGATGATTTTTCCGCTGAACCAAATCCCCCGTCAAAAAGGCCGTTTCTATTGGGAACAAATCAGCGACGCCGTTGACGCGAAAGCAAAGATGATTTATGTGGCAATGTTCGACGAAATGGATGAAGGCACGGCGATTTTGAAATGCGCCAATGAGCTTCCCGTGGGCGTCAAACTGTGCGATTACGAAGGCCTGCCCACCGACCATTATTTGTGGCTGACCGGCGAGGGCGGAAAAATGTTGCGCGGAGAGATTCCATTCTCGCGGCAAATTCCCGAAAGAACTGGCCAGACCGCCGCCGCTTCCGGCGCATCGGCGCGATAA